Sequence from the Candidatus Marsarchaeota archaeon genome:
CGAACATTTCTGAAAGCTCGCGCTCCAGCCAATTTGCCGACATGTAAAGCATAATTACCGAATGTATGCTGGGATTTTTAGGATCCAGTTTTACAGTAATCAGTTCCTGCTCGTGCGTCTTCAGGTTGTACAGAATATAAATTACCTCTAACCTGTCAGTGTAATCCACTGCAGTTATGCCCTTGAGGTAGTCAAACCCCTTTTTCTTCATTTCTTCTAATGTCGTCAGTAATGCCTCTTTCTGTATCTCCATCAGTTTTTCCACCTATCTTTTTTTGCAAGTTTATGAGCGCTTGGAAAAGGTTCTCGGGCTTTGGCGGGCAGCCAATCGCGTACACGTCGACAGGCAACACCTGGTCTATGCCTTTTATTATGTTGTAGCTCTCCCACCACGGCCCGCCAGATGTAGCACATTCACCATAAGCTATGACATACCTAGGTTCTGACATCTGCTCATAAAGCCTTTTTACCCTGGGCACCATTGATTTTGTGACCCACCCAGCAACAATCATTACATCACACTGTCTTGGTGTGCCCCTAAACAGCAGGAAGCCCTTTCTTTCTGCATCGATCCTTGCTGCTCCGAAATCCATAAGTTCCATGGCGCAGCACGCCAGGCCGAATTGCAACGGCCACAGCGACTTTTCCGCAGCCCACTGTATTACGCCAGATGCCCTTGCCTTTGCAAAGTCGCTGAGCTTTAGGAACAGTGCGTTGGTCTGGACCTTCCTGCCCTTTAGGCTGCTGGCTAGCAGGCTGTTCATCTCCTGTTCTGCGTTCTCAAAAGCCTCCTTAGTATAAGGCGCATCTTCACTCATCATGCCCACCTATTAGCTTATACCCTATTATCGATAAAGCTGATGCAGCTATAAGCATTATGAAGAAATAAATGCCCAAATACCTGCCATCAGTTTTAGAAACCAGAGCCCATAACAATGTGAGAATGGCAATTACCTCAAAAGGCAGGAAAAGCATCAGAAACGGGAAATATTCCACATCCATGTCCCTGCTGGAGCCTATCGACTTTTCGCCGCTTTCATAAGGCGCGGTTTTTACGTCGTTTAGATTTGCCGCCCTGCGCAAAAGCTTTGATGCAAAAAGGAATCCTGCAGGTATGGATATGCCAAGGAGTGCAAAAAGCACAATAGCTATATAATTATAAAGCATGCTTACACTGCTATACTTTGCATTGGTAATTATAAAAATATATGCGGCACGGGGCTAACTTAAAAAGCGAGTTTCTTGAGTGCTTCTTTGTTGTCGTTTGCTGCAGCAACCACTGTTTTTTGCTTTTTGCACGAGAGGCATAAATAGTCTATCCAGTACGCTCCTCTCCTGTCAATGCTTACCCTAATGGGCTTCATAATACCCCTGCATTTGTTTAGCCTGTCGCCTGGGTTTATATCTACGTGCAGGCTGTGCAGGCAATTAGGGCAATGGTCGGTATAACCATTCCCTGTTGCCTCATACCCACAAACAATGCATTTGAAGTTTTCAATCCTGCGCGAAAATTTTTTAGCCATAGATAGCATCTTATTTCAGATATAATGCTTCATATTTCTTAATATAAATAATATCGCTTTGTTATCGGACTAACGCCTTCGTATTGGCATTGCCAAATGCTTAATAATATTTTTAAGCGAAATAATACAGTGCAACCATGCAAATAGTATACACGACCACTGATACAGTGTCAATGAACGCAGGTTCATATTTGGAATCCAAGCGCCAAAATAATGACAGCATCAAAATCACCGTTACAGATACATCGCTGCTGGATTTTAGCTGCGATGCCAATGCCAAAGACCCTATAATATTTTTAAGCAAGCACGTGAGCAGCAAGAACATACGCTCCTTCACTGTTCATTCTGAAGGAAACTGGGCTAGCGAGGCGAAGCTTGGCGGGAAGCCTAACGAGTTAAGCACAGCCGCTCCAATACCAATGTTCAGTGTACTGAAGCGCATGAAATCTGCAGCCCCAAAAGACATGAATGTAACTTATGAAGCCACACATCATGGCCCATTGCTAAATGTTCCGTCTTTTTTCGCAGAAGTAGGCGGCGATGAAACCACTATAAAAAACAAAGAGCTGGCAGAGTTTCTTGCAGACTCGGTATTGGAAGCGATAGAGAATCCAGAGAGCCCAAGGAAGGTCGTTGTAGGGATTGGGGGTAATCACTATGCATCAAAATTCACAAAGCTTGCAATAGAAAACGATTATGCGTTTTCTCATATAATGCCGCGTTACTACGTAAGCGAAACAAACGTTCTGCGACAGGCATTTGAAAGATCCGTACCTAAAGCAGAATCCGCAGTAATAGAATGGAAAACATTAAATTCTGCGGAAAGGCTAAATGTATTAAACGAATTAAAAAAACTTGGAATCGAGTATGAAAAGACTTAAATTTTTTATAGCCGTTGCTGCTTTAGTCCTGCTTGCCATCGCCCCGCTTTCGGGCGCTCAATACTGGTTCCAATCAGGGGTCCGTGCATCATCGTCTGACGCTTTTAACAACGGCGCAAGCGTGAGCATCGAAACAATAACTCCACAACTGCCCTCTTCCGGATCGTTCGGCTACTGGATAGGAGAAACACTTTCTAATGGCGCTTTCATACAGGTTGGTTATGAAGTTCCTAATGAAACTGGCTATTATCCAGACAACTGCACGTTAGATGGCTGCTCCGGCAGCGTTTTCCTTGCCCAAGGATACCCTACGTGGTTTTGGGAATACTTCCCAAAAGGGTATAACGGATCTTCGTTTTTTGGTGGCATCGGCGGAAACAATAGTGTAGGCAGCAACGGAGAATACAACACTTACTCCTTCCATTCAATAAACGACGTTTGGTATATTTATTTCAACAGCCAGTTGATCGGAAGCGTAAATCTGGGCACGTCAAATTCAGGCCATAATGCGCCTGCGGCATTTGCTGAACTGGCATCCACATATAGCAACACCACGTACATGCCGCAAGTCAGGTTCAAGAACATGTCCATATACTTCGGCAACACAAAAGAAAATGTCCAATCCGCATTCTCTTATATAGGCTACGGTGTCGGAAGCGAGACTCTGCTTGCAAACCCGTATGGCGTCGAAGAAATAAGCCCGTATAACAACTACTTTGAAGTTGGTTCGTTTTTACCTGAAGAACCAGACAATACACAGCTATGGTCCATTGGCTACTATCTGCAGGTGAATTCCCAATACGGCAATCCTTCATCAAGCAATAATTACCCAGCTTATACCACTGCAAATATAAGCGAGCCGAAATACGTTTACATAAACAGTACAACCAGGGAAAAATTTGTAAAGTGGGTTGGAAGCGGCATAGGCTCATACACAGGTGCAGCAAATTCCACAGCAGTAACAATGTCAAGCAATATAACTGAAACCGCAATATGGCAAACGCAGTATTTAGTAAGCTTGCAAAGCACCTATAATGGGACATACGGCTCTGGGTGGTACACTGAAAACTCTACCGCCAGATTAAACATAACAGAGCCGAAGGTTCCAATAGGCAGAGGGACGCGGGCAAGTTTTCGTGAATTTAGCAACGGCGCCACAGCTACAAATTACTCATTTGTCGTTGATAAGCCTGAAAACCTAAGCGTTATTTGGGGAATACAATATTTAGTAAATGCGTCAACCCCGATAGGCAAGGTCCAGGGCACAGGCTGGTACTATGCCAATTCCACCGCCACTCTTACGCTTACGCAGCAGCAAAAGCAAATAAACTCAACATCAAAATTGATCTTTTATTCATGGTCTACAGGCCAGAAAACGCCAAGCATTAGCTTAACAGTAACTTCGCCTGAAAATATAAGCGCAACATACATAAAGGAATTCAAGGTAAACATAATCCCACAGACAACGAACGGCACCGCCATAAATATAACCTCGATTTACGTCAATGGCATGCAATATAATTTCACGTCAATATTTTTACCTACTGGAATTAACATAGTAAACAACGCCACCTATGGTGGTGTAAGCGTAAGCTCGCAGACCCCAACAATCAGTGTGCTTGGTCCAGGGAACCTGCCTGTCAAATTCTCAGTATATAATGTGTTTTTCAAGGCAACCGACATTTTTGGCAAGCCGATAAGCGGAATTCTTACAGCAAAATTTGAAAACGGTTCCGAATCAGAAATAAATATAGGACAGAATGGCAGATATGTATTATACAACGTTCCAAATGGCAATGTTACCGGCACCTTTGAATATTTCGGAATAAGCGTGCCTGTAAGCGCCAACGGCGGTTCAAGCATAAAAGTAATAATGTTGACACCCCTAGTGATAATAGCAATAATAATACTGCTACTTTTTGTTGTTTCATTTTGGTTCTGGCTGTCATTCAAACACAAATGAAGATGCGAATGGACATATACGATATATTCCTGAGGAGGTATGGCACCTTCACAGAAATACAAAAAATTTCAATGCCTGCAATAGAAGCGCATAAGAACGTGCTTATAATAGCTCCGACAGGCTCAGGCAAAACAGAAGCAGCAATGCTTCCAATAATAAAGGAACTGTCTGAAAGTACCGAGCGCAAAGGGATAAAAGTATTGTACATAACGCCGTTGCGGGCGCTCAACCGCGACATGATTTTAAGGCTCGAGCAGCTATGCAAATATTTTAGCATAAGCGTCTCAGTCAGGCACGGTGACACGACTAATTCCGAAAGAAGCAGGCAGGCACGCAATCCCCCGCAAATATTAATAACAACGCCGGAAACGCTACAAAGCATACTCCCTACAAAATACCTAGGCGAAGCTCTTTCCCAGTTAAAATACATAGTAATAGATGAAATACACGAACTTTATTACAACAAAAGAGGCGCGCAGCTGTCGCTGGCAATGGAGAGGCTCGAGGAAAAAAGCCATGGATTTATAAGGATAGGGCTAAGCGCAACAATAAGCAACCCCGAGAAGGTCGCAAAGTTCCTTTGCGGAGATCGTGACTGCGAAATTGTCAGTGCGCAAATCAGGAAAATGCCAAAGCTAACCGTTTGCATGCCACAGTCTTCTAAGCTATCCGAAGAGCTAAAGGAAAAATTCGGCCTGGATAAGCCATCTGCTGCGCGCCTGAACCGGATTTCTACAGAGATAGCGGAAGGCACGTCTACGTTGGTGTTTGCAAATACAAGGCAGATAGTCGAGGCCATAGGCAGCAGGCTGCTGTACATAAACAAGATCGAGCCTTTTGGCGGCATAGGGGTGCACCACAGCTCTTTAGAGAGGGATGAAAGAATAAAGACCGAAAATGAGTTCAAAAGCGGCATATTAAAAGGACTTTTAGCCACAAGCTCGCTAGAGCTAGGGATAGACATTGGCAGCATAAACAAAGTTATACAATATGGATCGCCCAGGCAAGCCCTTAGGCTGATGCAGCGCGTCGGGCGCAGTGGTCACTCTAAAACCGGAACGCCAAAGGGGTTGATTGTTGCAACCGGCATAATAGACGCCATAGAGGCATCTGCAGTCTGCATTAACTCTAAGGATGGCATATTGGAAAAGTATGAATGCCAGTTTGGCGCAATGGACGTGCTGGCAAACCAAATATGCGGAATTGCCCTGGACAAGCAATCCATAAGCGCGGAAGATGCACTTGGAATTATAAAGCGGTCGTATATATACAAGAAAGCCACAATTGAAGACCTGTCAGACCTTCTTAGATTTATGGCAAAACAGATGCTCATAGGCTTTGACGGCAAGAACATAAGTGCAGGTCCGCACACACGCACTTATTATTACAGCCACCTTAGCATGATAATCGATAGCAGAAGGCTGCTTGTAAAAAACATAGCAAACAACCGCATTATATCC
This genomic interval carries:
- a CDS encoding NADH-quinone oxidoreductase subunit C, whose product is MEIQKEALLTTLEEMKKKGFDYLKGITAVDYTDRLEVIYILYNLKTHEQELITVKLDPKNPSIHSVIMLYMSANWLERELSEMFGIQIISRNVKRLLLEKWNGAEAPLRKSFVWGKDYKRLD
- the ndhC gene encoding NADH-quinone oxidoreductase subunit A produces the protein MLYNYIAIVLFALLGISIPAGFLFASKLLRRAANLNDVKTAPYESGEKSIGSSRDMDVEYFPFLMLFLPFEVIAILTLLWALVSKTDGRYLGIYFFIMLIAASALSIIGYKLIGGHDE
- a CDS encoding RNHCP domain-containing protein codes for the protein MAKKFSRRIENFKCIVCGYEATGNGYTDHCPNCLHSLHVDINPGDRLNKCRGIMKPIRVSIDRRGAYWIDYLCLSCKKQKTVVAAANDNKEALKKLAF
- a CDS encoding D-aminoacyl-tRNA deacylase yields the protein MQIVYTTTDTVSMNAGSYLESKRQNNDSIKITVTDTSLLDFSCDANAKDPIIFLSKHVSSKNIRSFTVHSEGNWASEAKLGGKPNELSTAAPIPMFSVLKRMKSAAPKDMNVTYEATHHGPLLNVPSFFAEVGGDETTIKNKELAEFLADSVLEAIENPESPRKVVVGIGGNHYASKFTKLAIENDYAFSHIMPRYYVSETNVLRQAFERSVPKAESAVIEWKTLNSAERLNVLNELKKLGIEYEKT
- a CDS encoding DEAD/DEAH box helicase, which gives rise to MDIYDIFLRRYGTFTEIQKISMPAIEAHKNVLIIAPTGSGKTEAAMLPIIKELSESTERKGIKVLYITPLRALNRDMILRLEQLCKYFSISVSVRHGDTTNSERSRQARNPPQILITTPETLQSILPTKYLGEALSQLKYIVIDEIHELYYNKRGAQLSLAMERLEEKSHGFIRIGLSATISNPEKVAKFLCGDRDCEIVSAQIRKMPKLTVCMPQSSKLSEELKEKFGLDKPSAARLNRISTEIAEGTSTLVFANTRQIVEAIGSRLLYINKIEPFGGIGVHHSSLERDERIKTENEFKSGILKGLLATSSLELGIDIGSINKVIQYGSPRQALRLMQRVGRSGHSKTGTPKGLIVATGIIDAIEASAVCINSKDGILEKYECQFGAMDVLANQICGIALDKQSISAEDALGIIKRSYIYKKATIEDLSDLLRFMAKQMLIGFDGKNISAGPHTRTYYYSHLSMIIDSRRLLVKNIANNRIISSLDEKFVASKLQEGSVFITKGLPWKIISIDEDSIKVEPSTDLEAAIPDWTGEDIPVSLDVANTVSKIIGHADLIKEYDICEESVISQITNFSEACKPYSSESGRKAVLEVHQDYSALYTFLGTLGNEALSRLIGDMASLKLGRSVNIKASPYMVFVEADNKKIDIVKLLRSIDPEGVRGLLLDMLEKSEILMYHFVSVAKLFGIVDKEAKISRSLTKRLMALFKDTPVYREAIRELIDNYFDVSAVSNFISMLKERKKEIIVLEIEKISTITKAIMDSAYYTRELIMPLVPSNELLNSFVEFLTAKEANLICTYCAFYFSKKISELQKLKSIKCPNCGSPMIAINKNNIMEVIIKRKNSIILTKQETKALKDTLTEASLISSYGWKAVAALSTYGIGPTSASRALMMLRREDRLFYMDLIEAQKQFVKNKKYWSI